GCCGGACACCCGGGCAAGTGCGCGTGGCTGCACGGCCACACCTACCACCTCGAGGTGACAGTCAGCAGCCCGACACTCAACCCGCTCGGCATGGTCATGGACTTCGACGACTTGCGCGACGTGATCAGGAAGGCCGTCCTCGACCTCTGGGACCATGCGACCCTCCTGGCGGCCGACGACCCCCTCGGCCCGGCCATTTCAGCCGTCCAGCACGAGGCGCCAGACCGGGTGGTCCTGCTTCCCGGCCAGCCCACGGCCGAGATGCTGACGCGCGAGGCGTGGACACGGCTCGAGTCTCAGCTGCCCGCGGGCATTGCGCTCGAGCGCGTCGCCATCCGCGAGACGCCCAGCTGCGGCAGCGCCATGTCGCGGCCACGGGCGTGATCAGCCGGGCCCCGGCCGGGCGCGTCGCCGAGGTCTTCTACTCGATCCAGGGCGAGGGCACCACGGCCGGGCGGCCGGCCGTCTTCGTGCGGCTCCAGGGCTGC
The Candidatus Methylomirabilota bacterium DNA segment above includes these coding regions:
- a CDS encoding 6-carboxytetrahydropterin synthase, which produces MDLTTSYVFDAAHRIAGHPGKCAWLHGHTYHLEVTVSSPTLNPLGMVMDFDDLRDVIRKAVLDLWDHATLLAADDPLGPAISAVQHEAPDRVVLLPGQPTAEMLTREAWTRLESQLPAGIALERVAIRETPSCGSAMSRPRA